CCGCAGTCGCACCGGGTGTGATTGCGATGCGGTTTCATCGTGGTTTAGCGAAGGCCGTGTTGGCGGTCGCGCGTCGGTATCCGCAAAGCCCGGTTGTCTTAGGTGGCGGCTGTTTTCAGAATCGCATCCTCGTCGAATTGCTCGTCGAAATGTTTGCACAAACGGGCCAATTAATCGGCCTACCGGGACTGATCCCGGTGAATGATGGTGGTCTCGCTGCCGGACAATTGGCGATCGCTTCCAGTCAACTTGAAAATCAATACAGCAGGTGAATCGTGTGCCTCGGCGTTCCAGGGAAAGTAGTGCGCTGGATTGAACGTAGTGGCCCTTTGGCCCGCGCGGATGTCGAGTTCGCAGGAATACGCCGCGTTTGCCACCTGGCCTTGGTGCCGGAAGTTGAGGAAGGTCAATTCGTCTTGATTCATGCGGGTATCGGTATCGGCCGGATCGATGAGGCCGAGGCTCAGCGGTTGATCGTCGACCTGGCGCGGTTGGCGGATGGTGCTGATTGGTCGCGCACTGGAGACCGCACATGAAGTATGTAGATGAATTTCGAGATCCCGAAGCCGTCCGACGACTGGTTGAGGCCATTCGTCGCATGGCCACGCGGCGCTGGACGCTGATGGAAGTCTGTGGCGGTCAGACGCACAACTTGTTGCGGTACGGGATCGATGAGGCGCTGGAGGGCTGCATCGAACTGATCCACGGCCCCGGGTGTCCTGTCTGTGTGACGCCGGTCGAGACCATTGACGCGGCACAGGAATTGTCCCTGCGGCCGAACACGATCTTGGCCAGCTTTGGAGACATGCTTCGCGTGCCAGGCAGTCACGGCACGTTGCTCAGTTCGCGGAGCAAAGGTGGGCGTGTGGCGGTTGTCTATTCGCCGCTCGACGCTGTGGAAATTGCCCGCGAGCGACCACAGGATCAGATTGTGTTTTTGGCCGTGGGTTTCGAGACCACAGCGCCTGCCACCGCACTGGCAGTGCAGCAGGCAACTCACTACGGCCTCGACAATTTCAGTCTGCTGGTGGCCCATGTCTGCGTCCTGCCGGCCATGCAGATGCTGGCAACCGCGCCGGACCACCGCGCTAAGGCCTTTCTGGCCGCCGGTCACGTTTGCGCAGTCACCGGCTTCGCAGAATATGACGAGTTTGTCCGTCGATTTCGCCTTCCCCTGGTGGTGACCGGCTTTGAACCGGTCGATCTGCTGGAAGGCATCCTCGCCTGTGTGAGACAATTGGAGACCGGTGTTGCCAGCGTGGAAAACTGCTATGCGCGTAGTGTTCGCCGCGAGGGGAACCTGGCAGCCCAGCGCCTGGTCGAGCAGATTTATGAAGTACGAGATACGCCGTGGCGCGGTTTCGGTGTCATTCCTCGCGGCGGCCTGAAACTCAGGGAGGAGTGGCAGCGATTCGACGCACGGCAGCGATTCTCGGCGACGCCTGAGGTCGCGGCCTGCGCTACGGAGTGTCCGGCGGGCGACGTGCTGATCGGTCGAATCAGGCCGACGGAGTGCCCGCACTTTGGGACTCGCTGCACGCCCGACTCGCCGCTCGGAGCACCCATGGTGTCTACCGAAGGTCCATGTGCCGCCTACCATCGCTATCGAGTTGCCAGCCACGCGGGGAAGTGAGAACCATGCCTCCAGAATCGGTTTCGCGAACAAACAACGAAGGACTTTCCTGCCCCATCGAGTTGAATCGTGATGTGCCGCACGTGACCTTGGCGCACGGCGATGGCGGCCGGCTGACGCGGCAACTCGTGCGAGAACACATTACCAATCGACTGGCCAATGTTCACTTGCAGTCGCTCGATGATGCTGCGTGTTTGCCGCAACCGGTAGGGCCGCTGGCGGTCACGACCGATAGCTTTGTGGTTACGCCGTTGTTTTTCCCCGGCGGCGACATCGGCTCGCTTGCGGTGTACGGAACCGTTAATGACCTGGCTGTCTCGGGAGCGCACCCCTGTTGGTTAACGCTCGCGCTCATCCTGGAGGAAGGACTGCCGCTGGCCGTTCTCGATCAAGTGATCGCGAGTGTGGCCAGTGCCGCGCGGCGTTCCGACGTGGCGATTGTGGCTGGCGATACGAAGGTTGTTCCACGCGGCGCGGTGGATGGGTTGTTTATCAACACAACCGGAATTGGCGTTTTCCACTCGCCCGTACCTGCGGGGCCGAAATCGCTTACACCAGGAGACGAACTGATCATTAGCGGGCCCGTCGGTCAACATGGAATCGCGGTCATGGCCGCCCGCGAACGACTGAGTTTCGATCCCGCTCCTCACAGCGACTCACTGCCGCTGGTCAAGCCGATTCGAGTGTTGAGAGAACAACTCGGATCGCGCGTCAAAGCCATGCGCGACGCCACGCGAGGCGGCGTGGCAGCCGTGCTGCACGAATGGGCCGAAGCAGCCCGCGTAACGCTGGCCGTCGAGCAAGCCACGTTTCCCATGCCTGACGAACTCCGCGGCCTGTCAGAATTGTTGGGCGTCGATCCTCTTTACTTCGCCGGTGAAGGGGTCTTCTTGCTGGCCGTTGAACCGGGTGCCTGCGAGGCAGCCTTAGCCATCCTGCGCTGTCATCCAGAATCAAAGCTTGCCGCTCGCGTCGGTGAGGTCCAGGCTCAACAACGCTTCCCGGTAACCATCCGACGTGCCCTGGGAACGACGCAACCACTGGACGAACCAACCACCGCTTTGCTCCCGCGTATTTGCTGATGGAGACGCATTACGTCATTGCGTTTGTGTGGAGCATTGAACCGGGGACAACTGGTTTCTGAATGAAGCTAAATTTTGCCGCACAACGGCCGGCTATCAGGATTCATCCAACCTGCGTCGCCCGGTTATTTCGACTTCGCTGCGCAGCCCTCGCTGAATCGCGTACTGGTGGCGGAGCTCTTGCGGTGCGAGTTCGTGGAACGCCGCGAGTCGGTGATCTTCCTGGGGCATCCGGGTATGGACAAGACGCATCTGGCCACCGCGCTCGGCATTGCCGCTTGCCAGCGGGAGAAACGCGTCCGCTTCTGCCGCGTTACCGAACTGATCACGCAACTCATGGAAGCTCGGGAAGAACGGACACTGTTGCGGATGAAAGCGTCCTTGGCGAAGTTCGATCTGCTGATCCTCGACGAGCTGGGTTACGTCCCCGCCAG
Above is a window of Anatilimnocola aggregata DNA encoding:
- a CDS encoding HypC/HybG/HupF family hydrogenase formation chaperone; the protein is MCLGVPGKVVRWIERSGPLARADVEFAGIRRVCHLALVPEVEEGQFVLIHAGIGIGRIDEAEAQRLIVDLARLADGADWSRTGDRT
- the hypD gene encoding hydrogenase formation protein HypD; amino-acid sequence: MKYVDEFRDPEAVRRLVEAIRRMATRRWTLMEVCGGQTHNLLRYGIDEALEGCIELIHGPGCPVCVTPVETIDAAQELSLRPNTILASFGDMLRVPGSHGTLLSSRSKGGRVAVVYSPLDAVEIARERPQDQIVFLAVGFETTAPATALAVQQATHYGLDNFSLLVAHVCVLPAMQMLATAPDHRAKAFLAAGHVCAVTGFAEYDEFVRRFRLPLVVTGFEPVDLLEGILACVRQLETGVASVENCYARSVRREGNLAAQRLVEQIYEVRDTPWRGFGVIPRGGLKLREEWQRFDARQRFSATPEVAACATECPAGDVLIGRIRPTECPHFGTRCTPDSPLGAPMVSTEGPCAAYHRYRVASHAGK
- the hypE gene encoding hydrogenase expression/formation protein HypE, translating into MPPESVSRTNNEGLSCPIELNRDVPHVTLAHGDGGRLTRQLVREHITNRLANVHLQSLDDAACLPQPVGPLAVTTDSFVVTPLFFPGGDIGSLAVYGTVNDLAVSGAHPCWLTLALILEEGLPLAVLDQVIASVASAARRSDVAIVAGDTKVVPRGAVDGLFINTTGIGVFHSPVPAGPKSLTPGDELIISGPVGQHGIAVMAARERLSFDPAPHSDSLPLVKPIRVLREQLGSRVKAMRDATRGGVAAVLHEWAEAARVTLAVEQATFPMPDELRGLSELLGVDPLYFAGEGVFLLAVEPGACEAALAILRCHPESKLAARVGEVQAQQRFPVTIRRALGTTQPLDEPTTALLPRIC
- the istB gene encoding IS21-like element helper ATPase IstB — its product is MPHNGRLSGFIQPASPGYFDFAAQPSLNRVLVAELLRCEFVERRESVIFLGHPGMDKTHLATALGIAACQREKRVRFCRVTELITQLMEAREERTLLRMKASLAKFDLLILDELGYVPASKLGAELLFEVISSAYERQSLIVTTNLPFEQWTEVLGSERLTGAVLNRLTHHCHILESTGESYRLQDARRRRKGSRPKPATSSSSPDDESAES